The DNA region TCCCTTTAAAGTAGTTGGTGTAATGGCGACGGGTTTCAAAAACGCCCAAAGTTTCGCCCTTCCAATCGATGGACATTTGCAAATGGCGACGGGCCGCCTCCACACGCTCTTTCAACGAAATAGGCTCTAAATGCTCACCCGTTTCAAAAAAGTGTTTTACTTGCTTAAAAAACCACGGATTGCCAATACTGGCACGACCTATCATACAACCGTCCAAGCCGTATTCATCGCGCATTTCCACAGCGCGTTCGGGCGTATCTACATCACCGTTTCCAAACACCGGAATGTGCATTCGCGGATTGTTCTTCACTTGGGCAATAGGCTTCCAGTCGGCATTTCCTTTATACATTTGGGCTCTGGTACGACCATGTATGGCAATGGCTTTACAGCCCACATCCTGCAACCGCTCAGCCACTTCAACAATACGAATGGAATCGTGGTCCCAGCCCAAACGGGTTTTTACGGTAATGGGGATATTGGTACGTTTTACCATCTCGGCCGTAAGTTGCTCCATCAAGCAAACATCCTTTAAAATACCAGCTCCAGCACCTTTGCTCACCACCTTTTTTACAGGGCAACCAAAATTAATATCGATAATATCGGGCTTCGATTCAGAAACAATATCTATGGTTTGCAACATGCTATCCAAATTCGCACCGAAAATCTGGATGCCCACCGGGCGCTCCTTTTCATAAATATCCAACTTCATAACACTTTTGGCAGCGTTACGAATCAACCCTTCACTCGACACAAATTCGGTGTAAACCACATCGGCGCCCTGCTCTTTACAAAGGGCACGAAACGGTGGGTCGCTAACATCTTCCATGGGTGCTAGCAGCAATGGAAAATTGGGAAGTTCTATGTTGCCTATCTTTACCAAACCTTTCAATTTTGGCGCAAAAATACAGTAATTTATTGATTCTTTAAAAAGCTTTTCATTTGAAAACCTTATATTTAAGCCCAAAACTTAACCTATGAAAACCAAAATTTTACTTTTCTGCTCTGCTTTTTTATTCCTTTTTAACTGCGACGAGGTTGTAGACAAACTAGACGACCTGACCAAGTTTGAGATGGATTACCAAACCACTTATTCGATTCCACCTGTGCCAGGCGCGTTAATAGGCCAAGCTCTGAACTTGCCTCAACAGGAGATTGAAACCAACAGCGAAAGCACGTTTAGCAACAACAAGACCAACAAAAATTCGGTGGAAAGCATTAAACTGAAAAGTATAACGCTTAACATTTCTTCGCCCGAAGATGCCAACTTTAATTTTTTGAAGGAAATTCATATTTATATCAAGTCGGATAACATTGAAGAAACCGAAATAGCCAACCTCATCGATATTGAAAACCTCAATACAAGCACACTTGAACTTGATGTTTTAAACAAAGAATTGGAAGCCTACCTTAAAGAAGACCAGTTTACACTTCGTGTTAACGCTACTGCCGACGAAGCCACGTCGCAACAAATTGATGTTTTGATTGACACGGTATTTGATGTGGATGCGAAAATTTTAGGCATTTAACTATTTTTCAACCACATAATAAGCTTCCTTAACCACAGGAATACCGCTTGCCGTGATGCCCTATAAAGTTATTTTTGCTTTAGCGGCCACCTTGGTGTTTTTATAGTTTACTCGCACCGTTCCGGTGGTGTCGGGGTGCACATACGGATTCCAACAAATCGTGTTTCTTACGGCAGCTTTGCTTTATGCTTGGAAATCGTCTTTATCAGAATTCGATTCGTAAAACACACGTTCGCTATAAAAACCTTCTATATTGTCCTTTATACTATGGTACACTTTTTTTTCGGCGGTATTGGTGGCGCCTTCCTTGGTATAAATAGCAATGACTCCGTTGGCGCCTTCCGAACCGAAAATAGCGGCACTTGGCCTTTTAATGGCATCTATTTTGGGGTTTCAGAAATCGTATTTCTCCTGTTTTTTTAAGCCTTTTCCATTTAAATCTTCTTGTTCATTGGTTTGCTGCTTAAAAATATCAATAATTTCAATGTCTTTTTTCAAAAATAAAATCACCATGGCCAAGCTCTTTCTGGATGTAAGTTTTATGCCTTGTCAAAATTTTTAATTCAAAAGAAACCAACTCCACATAAAGCACCTTGCTATGACTAAAAAGCCAATGTTTAAAGGTATTTACCGCATAAGCCTTGCACCATAAATCTTTACCCAAAATATAATAATCCCTATCGGTGCGCACGTATATTTTTTCTATGTCGGGAATGTTTTTTTCCTGTTCGGCATTTAAAAAAGAGGTGATTGAAATAATGAAAAAAAGCAAAAAAGGAGGCCCTTTTTAATTTTAGCAATGCATTGGTCCATTTATTTTCTGAAATTGAAAAATTAAATATACATAAAAGTAAGTTTATTTTGTCAAGAAAAAATTTTATTCCCATATTGTCCGCAGATGAAATAATTTGCAGATATTCCACATTAAAACAGCTATATTTGCAAATTGAATCTTGGTACAGATTGCTTTATGAAGAACATCAGGAATTTTTGCATTATTGCACATATTGATCACGGGAAGAGTACGCTTGCAGACCGTTTGTTGGATCATACCGGTTCGGTAACCGCTAGGGAAAAACAGGACCAGTTGCTCGACAATATGGATTTGGAGCGCGAACGTGGCATCACTATAAAATCGCACGCCATTCAAATGGACTATATTTTTGAGGGCGAGCCTTATGTGTTGAATCTTATTGACACGCCGGGACACGTAGATTTTAGCTACGAAGTATCCCGTTCCATCGCTGCTTGCGAGGGCGCATTACTTATTGTTGATGCTGCACAGAGCATACAGGCACAAACCATTTCCAATTTATATTTGGCTTTGGAAAACGATTTGGAAATCATTCCCGTGTTAAACAAAGTGGATTTACCAAGTGCCAACCCCGATGAAGTAACCGACGATATTGTGGACCTATTGGGCTGCGACCCCGAAGAGGTGATCCATGCCAGTGGAAAAACAGGATTTGGTGTTGACAATATTCTAAAAGCTATTATTGAACGTATTCCTGCGCCAAAAGGAAATCCCGAAGCGCCATTGCGTGCCTTGATTTTCGATTCGGTTTACAACACGTTTAGAGGTATTGAAACCTATTTTAGAGTGTTTGATGGCGAAATAAAAAAAGGGCAACACATTAAATTTGCCGCCACCAACAAAGATTATTATGCAGACGAAGTAGGCACCCTAAAACTCACGCAAGTTGCCAAACAGAATATAAAAACAGGTGACGTGGGCTACCTAATTACCGGTATTAAAACCGCCAAGGAAGTAAAAGTAGGTGATACCATTACCGATTTTTCTAACCCGACAAAAAACGTGGTTTCTGGTTTCGAGGATGTAAAACCCATGGTATTTGCTGGTATTTACCCTGTAGACACCGAAGATTTTGAAGAGCTTCGTGCCTCCATGGAAAAATTGCAATTGAATGACGCCTCGTTGGTATTCCAACCCGAAAGTTCTGCGGCTTTAGGGTTTGGGTTCCGTTGCGGATTTTTGGGCATGCTCCACATGGAAATTATACAAGAACGTTTAGAGCGCGAGTTCGATATGACGGTGATTACCACCGTTCCCAACGTGTCGTACCACGCCTTTACCAATAAAGAACCAGATGAGGTTATTATTGTAAATAACCCATCAGACCTTCCAGACCCTTCTACGCTAAACCGTGTGGAAGAGCCTTATATTAAAGCGACCATTATTACCAAGGCCGATTTTATTGGTAACGTAATGTCACTTTGTATTGAAAAGCGCGGCATTATTACCAACCAAACCTATTTGACGCCCGAGCGTGTGGAACTGACTTTTGAAATGCCTTTGGCCGAAATTGTTTTCGATTTTTACGACAGATTGAAAACCGTTTCAAAAGGATATGCTTCGTTTGATTATCATCCTATCGGATTGAAATCTTCAAAATTGGTACGATTGGATATTCTTTTGAATGCCCAACCTGTTGATGCACTTTCGGCATTGATTCATGCCGATAACGCACAAACCGTTGGCCGAAAGATGTGTGAAAAACTGAAAGAGCTTATTCCTAGGCAACAGTTCGATATTCCAATTCAAGCCGCTGTTGGCGCCAAAATTATTTCGCGCGAAACGATAAAAGCCCTTCGTAAAGACGTAACCGCAAAATGTTACGGTGGTGATATTTCTCGTAAACGGAAGCTACTTGAAAAACAGAAAAAAGGTAAAAAACGTATGCGCCAAGTGGGGAATGTAGAAATTCCGCAGCAAGCCTTTATGGCCGTTTTAAAACTAAACGATTAAGCAAAAACACCCTTTTTTAAAACATAAAAAACTGAAAGCCAAACAAAAAATTTTGTTTGGCTTTTATTTTTATTGTACTTTAATACACCATTAGGCTTCAAATTTTCATGATATCGATGCTACTTTTTAAAAAAGTAACTAATCCATCTTTATATTATGAAAACAAAATTACTTCCACTCGTTTGCTCCACTTTTCTACTCGTTTTAACCTCAAACATCTATGCCCAATTATTAGACCCAGACTACGCCAGCCACTACGTGCAAACCACTTTAGAGACCGATTATGCCCAACAGCTATCCCTAAGTCATAACAACGATTTAGGCGAAATCCCCGAAGCGCTCGACCCATTTAACTTCATTGAGGCCAACAACCCGAAAACCATTGAAGAAATGAGCTCTTTAGAAACGCACGACCCTGCAACCGCTATGGCATTTGTGCAAAATATGCTGGCCTTTGGCGCGGGTTTTGGTTTCAATTCAGACCAAACGCTATGGTGCCTTCATGCTTCATATTTTATGCAATTGGCCATGTTTAGTAAATCGGCATTGTACGGATCTTTAGGCTTTGTTTATAGCGGAATCAGCACCGATTTTTACACGGCCAGTTTTATTGATTTTCAGCTAAAACTCTTAATGTTTACCGCCTTAGCCCAAAACAATTTAGTTCATTTTATGTATGGCGCCATGCTTGGCTATGGTCTCGGCGCGGATAAGTTTAAATCTGGTGGTGGCACAACCGATATTACCAGATTAACGGCAGCCCTTGTTTTGGGACTTAACATATATCTAACTACCAGATGGATGCTCATGATCCAAACCAACGCATTGGCCTACCAAAGCCAAACCAATAAACCTGAATCCGGTGGTGAGTTTAAAGACGATTTCACCTGGGGGGCATTCAATAAAAATAATGCCATAATTATTTCATTAATCTATAAATTTAATCGGGTAAGGCTAGAGTAAGGACCCCTTTTATTTATTCATTTTTAGATGTTAAATTGTAAAACAAGTTTCAAAAGGCCCTGTACATTTTTGTCCAGGGTTTTCTTTTTATTTTAGTACCTTACTTTCTGCTCATTGCTCTCATGAAAAAGCAACCGAAAAAAATTCTAATTTGTGAAGACCATCAAATTGTTATTGATGGACTGCTTTCCATATTCAAAAACCAACCCGATTATAAAGTTATCGGTTATGTTGTTGATGGCAATAACGTAGAATCAACATTAAAACTCAACAAGCCCGATGCTTTGCTCTTGGATTTAAACCTTCCAAATAAAGATGGTGTTTCCATCTTAAAGAAGACAAAACTTTTGTTTCCAGAAATAAAGATTATCATTTTAACCATGTACAATCAGGAGAGCATCATTAAAAAAGTAAAACAATACGGTGCCGATGGCTTTTTGCTGAAAAATTGTTCATCAACCGATTTGCTGAGTGCTTTAGATTCGGT from Tamlana crocina includes:
- the dusB gene encoding tRNA dihydrouridine synthase DusB, whose translation is MVKIGNIELPNFPLLLAPMEDVSDPPFRALCKEQGADVVYTEFVSSEGLIRNAAKSVMKLDIYEKERPVGIQIFGANLDSMLQTIDIVSESKPDIIDINFGCPVKKVVSKGAGAGILKDVCLMEQLTAEMVKRTNIPITVKTRLGWDHDSIRIVEVAERLQDVGCKAIAIHGRTRAQMYKGNADWKPIAQVKNNPRMHIPVFGNGDVDTPERAVEMRDEYGLDGCMIGRASIGNPWFFKQVKHFFETGEHLEPISLKERVEAARRHLQMSIDWKGETLGVFETRRHYTNYFKGIPHFKEYRMKMVTSDHAEDVFAAFDEVEEKFADYQFAE
- the lepA gene encoding translation elongation factor 4, with product MKNIRNFCIIAHIDHGKSTLADRLLDHTGSVTAREKQDQLLDNMDLERERGITIKSHAIQMDYIFEGEPYVLNLIDTPGHVDFSYEVSRSIAACEGALLIVDAAQSIQAQTISNLYLALENDLEIIPVLNKVDLPSANPDEVTDDIVDLLGCDPEEVIHASGKTGFGVDNILKAIIERIPAPKGNPEAPLRALIFDSVYNTFRGIETYFRVFDGEIKKGQHIKFAATNKDYYADEVGTLKLTQVAKQNIKTGDVGYLITGIKTAKEVKVGDTITDFSNPTKNVVSGFEDVKPMVFAGIYPVDTEDFEELRASMEKLQLNDASLVFQPESSAALGFGFRCGFLGMLHMEIIQERLEREFDMTVITTVPNVSYHAFTNKEPDEVIIVNNPSDLPDPSTLNRVEEPYIKATIITKADFIGNVMSLCIEKRGIITNQTYLTPERVELTFEMPLAEIVFDFYDRLKTVSKGYASFDYHPIGLKSSKLVRLDILLNAQPVDALSALIHADNAQTVGRKMCEKLKELIPRQQFDIPIQAAVGAKIISRETIKALRKDVTAKCYGGDISRKRKLLEKQKKGKKRMRQVGNVEIPQQAFMAVLKLND
- a CDS encoding response regulator transcription factor: MKKQPKKILICEDHQIVIDGLLSIFKNQPDYKVIGYVVDGNNVESTLKLNKPDALLLDLNLPNKDGVSILKKTKLLFPEIKIIILTMYNQESIIKKVKQYGADGFLLKNCSSTDLLSALDSVFESSKFYKGKGVKNHVEETDGFLEKIKLTRREKEIISELMDGLSVPQIAENLFISAHTVETHKKNIFKKLDIHNSIDLVKLVNEKKLLP